A single genomic interval of Sulfurovum sp. TSL6 harbors:
- a CDS encoding ATP-binding protein produces MKSRYEAAKNVFVDSVDIDDYIDLDSSVTAFQQLQHSMNKPLKMILLFGRPGTGKSILLTRVQEKLKHQKEIHYFDTPAINEKEFFHKLFKVLTKKDLPSNTEVNFAALVDFCKNLRGKREIIILLDEAQMYSPEMMEKIRLLSDSRAVKFVVSLHKTEDEDLIAKEHFQSRIWEVIELKNATKEDQTAYIHKKLLKKNLFEIANSIKAKDIKRIHRYTKGNYRECNKLLFTIFEICEYYDKHEPSKVNYAKISDRIIEMAALKLGYIHV; encoded by the coding sequence ATGAAAAGTAGATATGAAGCTGCTAAAAATGTATTCGTTGATTCGGTAGATATTGACGATTACATTGATCTAGATTCTTCAGTAACGGCTTTTCAACAACTACAGCATAGCATGAATAAGCCACTGAAGATGATCTTACTTTTTGGAAGACCTGGTACGGGGAAAAGTATTTTACTCACTCGTGTCCAGGAAAAACTGAAACACCAAAAAGAGATTCACTACTTTGACACTCCTGCGATCAATGAAAAAGAGTTTTTTCATAAATTATTCAAAGTTTTAACAAAAAAAGATCTGCCCAGCAACACGGAAGTGAATTTTGCAGCCTTGGTTGATTTCTGTAAAAACCTTAGAGGTAAAAGAGAGATCATTATTTTACTGGATGAAGCGCAAATGTATAGCCCTGAAATGATGGAAAAGATTCGGCTGCTTTCTGATAGCCGTGCAGTTAAATTTGTGGTTTCTTTACATAAAACAGAAGATGAAGATCTGATAGCTAAAGAACATTTTCAATCTCGTATATGGGAAGTGATCGAACTTAAAAATGCAACGAAAGAAGATCAAACTGCATATATCCATAAAAAACTTCTAAAAAAGAATCTTTTTGAAATTGCAAATAGTATTAAAGCAAAGGATATAAAACGTATACATAGATACACAAAAGGTAATTATCGAGAGTGTAATAAACTCTTATTTACAATTTTTGAAATTTGTGAATATTATGATAAACATGAACCGTCAAAAGTGAACTATGCGAAGATATCAGACCGAATTATTGAAATGGCAGCACTGAAGTTAGGATATATACATGTATGA
- the mshL gene encoding pilus (MSHA type) biogenesis protein MshL, which produces MKKVQTSGVKFLIVFAMLLGFTHNLSAGSCSTKLFSVTIDSKLTIGDVIDNLADTCGLSVVVKDDAAKLRMNKNLYYVKLKNSTLKGFLNTVLKDNDLNYTLKGNKLTISYLITRTFRIHYISGHRKGVSTSNVTIAGTEDSTSGTGGGGDNQSSSKTGIEIESTDEFQFWKTVEAEIQRILIGAADGSTHYTRSGKTWTGPDGKVWEYNPLAPIVNPEAGMVTVTGTDRQINRVARYVHELTKQIKSQVLIDIRILSVSFDDSTTTGVDWSQLYSLQNLTVNSLLSAQKNVNGYTWDTETGITEFTPDALGIAPSTSKILSLTGSTDVSEVVKFLSTQGDVKSVSSPRVMALNNQPALISVGQELFYKIKSSSTASSGGGAVAAEGEIVDSVFAGVLLDITPEIDSNGMITLKINPSISDTVDTVTTGAGARTIPPDLVKQQIASVIKVKDGEHAILGGLISSQTGFKDNHIPLLGDIPGLGALFKRQEKINTVEELVFIITPHIVKNSKSVTLKDLGYSKLNEK; this is translated from the coding sequence ATGAAAAAAGTACAAACATCAGGGGTTAAGTTTCTTATAGTATTTGCTATGCTGTTAGGGTTTACACATAATCTCTCAGCAGGAAGCTGTTCTACAAAGTTATTTAGTGTGACTATTGACAGTAAATTGACGATCGGGGATGTGATCGATAATCTTGCCGATACGTGTGGATTGAGTGTGGTCGTCAAAGATGATGCTGCAAAATTGCGTATGAATAAAAACCTTTATTATGTAAAGTTAAAAAACAGTACCTTAAAAGGTTTTTTAAATACGGTCCTCAAAGATAATGATTTAAACTATACATTAAAAGGAAACAAGCTTACGATATCATACTTGATCACACGTACATTCCGAATCCATTATATCTCCGGACATAGAAAGGGAGTCAGTACTTCTAATGTAACGATCGCTGGTACTGAAGATTCTACCAGTGGTACAGGTGGTGGAGGTGATAATCAATCATCGTCTAAAACAGGTATAGAGATAGAAAGTACGGATGAGTTCCAGTTTTGGAAGACAGTTGAAGCAGAGATACAGCGTATATTGATCGGTGCAGCTGATGGAAGTACACATTATACAAGATCAGGTAAGACATGGACAGGACCGGATGGTAAGGTATGGGAATACAACCCTCTAGCCCCTATAGTGAATCCTGAAGCTGGGATGGTGACAGTGACAGGTACTGATAGACAGATCAACAGGGTAGCCAGATATGTGCATGAACTTACAAAACAGATCAAATCACAAGTGTTGATCGATATACGTATTCTCAGTGTATCTTTTGATGACAGTACCACAACAGGCGTTGACTGGTCTCAACTTTACAGTCTGCAGAACCTTACAGTGAACTCATTGCTCTCAGCGCAAAAAAACGTGAATGGTTATACGTGGGACACGGAGACCGGTATCACCGAATTTACGCCTGATGCACTTGGGATTGCCCCAAGTACTTCAAAGATCTTAAGTCTTACAGGAAGTACGGATGTAAGTGAAGTTGTAAAATTCTTATCAACACAGGGAGATGTTAAATCTGTATCGAGTCCTCGTGTGATGGCACTCAACAATCAGCCAGCACTGATCAGCGTGGGTCAAGAGCTCTTCTATAAAATAAAGTCTTCGAGTACAGCGAGCAGCGGTGGTGGAGCTGTTGCAGCAGAAGGCGAGATTGTTGATTCTGTCTTTGCTGGAGTTTTACTGGATATTACACCTGAAATTGATAGTAACGGCATGATCACCCTAAAGATCAACCCATCTATCTCAGATACGGTAGATACAGTTACAACAGGTGCCGGTGCAAGAACAATCCCGCCGGATTTAGTTAAACAACAGATCGCTTCTGTGATCAAGGTCAAAGATGGAGAGCATGCTATACTTGGAGGACTCATATCGAGTCAAACAGGATTTAAAGATAATCATATACCATTGTTAGGGGATATTCCAGGGCTAGGTGCTTTGTTTAAACGTCAAGAGAAAATTAATACAGTAGAAGAGTTGGTATTTATTATTACACCACATATTGTTAAAAATTCTAAGTCTGTTACATTAAAAGATTTGGGATATTCAAAGTTAAATGAAAAGTAG
- the era gene encoding GTPase Era produces MFDHENEEVDTKAGFVAVVGRPNAGKSTLLNHIVGEKLAMVSKKAQATRKRMNIIVMHGDAQIIFVDTPGIHEKERLLNQFMLDEALKAMGDSDLIIFLAPVTDKLTEYEKFLKLAQAKGVKHMVVLTKIDHVKQGDILAKLGEYQKYQEYFEAIIPFSVNKKVGKKQLLDEICKHLPSSPFLYDPEILTTEHIRDIYKELIRESIFENLSDEIPYESDVTIEKIEEGDTMDKVYATIVVEKETQKGMIVGQKGVGIKRVGKLAREQMELFSGKKIFLDLHVSVKKGWSKNKDGLEEFGYII; encoded by the coding sequence ATGTTTGATCATGAAAATGAAGAAGTAGATACAAAAGCGGGGTTTGTTGCAGTAGTGGGAAGACCTAATGCAGGAAAAAGCACATTACTCAATCATATAGTCGGTGAAAAGCTTGCCATGGTTTCAAAGAAAGCACAAGCAACACGTAAACGTATGAATATTATTGTCATGCACGGGGATGCCCAGATCATTTTTGTGGATACACCAGGTATTCATGAAAAAGAAAGACTATTGAATCAATTCATGTTAGATGAAGCACTTAAAGCTATGGGAGACAGTGATCTTATTATTTTCCTTGCACCTGTTACGGACAAGCTTACAGAATATGAAAAGTTTTTAAAACTTGCTCAAGCCAAAGGTGTAAAGCACATGGTTGTTCTTACTAAGATCGATCATGTAAAGCAGGGTGATATCTTGGCCAAGTTGGGAGAGTATCAGAAATATCAAGAATATTTTGAAGCGATCATTCCTTTTTCTGTCAATAAGAAAGTAGGTAAAAAACAACTGCTTGATGAGATATGTAAGCATTTACCAAGCTCTCCTTTCCTATATGACCCTGAGATCCTAACTACAGAACATATACGGGATATCTATAAAGAACTTATTCGTGAGTCTATTTTTGAGAACCTAAGTGATGAAATACCTTATGAGAGTGATGTCACTATAGAAAAGATAGAAGAGGGTGACACAATGGATAAAGTATATGCAACTATCGTGGTTGAAAAAGAGACACAAAAAGGTATGATCGTAGGTCAAAAAGGTGTAGGGATCAAGCGTGTAGGAAAACTTGCACGTGAACAGATGGAACTGTTTTCTGGTAAAAAAATATTTTTAGATCTTCATGTATCTGTTAAAAAAGGGTGGAGTAAAAATAAAGATGGTTTAGAAGAGTTTGGCTATATCATTTAA
- the hslU gene encoding HslU--HslV peptidase ATPase subunit, giving the protein MDNLTPKEIVTYLDKYVIGQNEAKKTIAVALRNRYRRMQLSPEMQQDVTPKNILMIGSTGVGKTEIARRLAKMMNLPFIKVEASKYTEVGFVGRDVESMIRDLAATSLSLVRESENEKNKEKIENYIENKIIEKLLPPLPAGASEQKKAEYDASFARMQEKYAKGELDHLKIKVEVPNKPAMPEEGLPPQMIQVQESIVKVLGGMGKKGPEKEVSVKDAKKILESEASEKLLDEEDLKSLALEKVEKGGIVFLDEIDKVAVASNSQSRQDPSKEGVQRDLLPIVEGSAVNTKLGMVNTDHILFIAAGAFHVSKPSDLMPELQGRFPLRVELNSLDEETLYRILTEPKNALIKQYEALMKVEGVELIFDEEALRAIAHYSLLANEKTEDIGARRLHTVMEKILEEISFSADEHKGETIHVDKVLVEEKISKVVEDEDATRYIL; this is encoded by the coding sequence GTGGATAATTTAACACCTAAAGAAATAGTCACTTACCTTGATAAATATGTCATAGGACAGAATGAAGCAAAAAAGACGATTGCTGTAGCACTTAGAAACCGTTATAGACGTATGCAGCTCAGTCCAGAGATGCAGCAGGATGTCACACCAAAAAATATATTGATGATAGGTAGTACAGGCGTTGGTAAAACAGAGATCGCCAGACGTTTGGCAAAAATGATGAACCTTCCATTCATCAAAGTTGAAGCCAGTAAATATACTGAAGTAGGATTTGTCGGACGAGATGTCGAGTCGATGATACGTGATCTGGCAGCAACCTCTTTGAGCCTGGTACGTGAGAGTGAAAATGAGAAAAATAAAGAGAAGATAGAAAATTACATTGAAAATAAGATCATAGAAAAACTGCTTCCTCCACTTCCTGCAGGGGCCAGTGAACAAAAAAAAGCAGAGTATGATGCCTCTTTTGCCCGTATGCAGGAGAAATATGCCAAAGGTGAACTGGATCATCTAAAAATTAAGGTTGAAGTACCAAACAAGCCTGCAATGCCAGAAGAGGGACTCCCCCCACAGATGATACAGGTACAAGAGTCTATTGTAAAAGTCTTAGGCGGTATGGGTAAGAAAGGTCCTGAGAAAGAGGTTAGCGTTAAAGATGCTAAGAAGATATTAGAGTCTGAAGCAAGTGAGAAACTTCTTGATGAAGAGGATCTTAAATCTCTTGCACTTGAAAAGGTAGAAAAGGGCGGTATTGTATTTCTCGATGAGATAGATAAAGTAGCTGTAGCTTCCAACTCGCAAAGTAGACAAGACCCTAGTAAAGAGGGTGTGCAAAGAGATCTGCTCCCTATTGTGGAAGGTTCAGCTGTGAATACAAAGTTGGGTATGGTCAATACAGACCATATTTTATTTATTGCTGCAGGTGCATTTCATGTGAGTAAACCCAGTGATCTTATGCCAGAACTTCAAGGACGATTTCCTCTCCGTGTGGAACTTAACAGCTTAGATGAAGAGACTTTATATCGTATCCTGACTGAACCAAAAAACGCACTCATTAAACAGTATGAAGCATTGATGAAGGTTGAAGGTGTGGAATTGATCTTTGATGAGGAAGCACTTAGAGCTATTGCACACTATTCACTGCTTGCAAATGAAAAGACTGAAGATATAGGTGCTAGACGTTTACATACAGTGATGGAAAAGATATTGGAAGAGATCAGTTTCTCTGCAGATGAACACAAGGGTGAAACGATCCATGTCGATAAAGTATTGGTGGAAGAGAAGATAAGCAAAGTGGTTGAAGATGAAGATGCAACCCGTTATATATTATAG
- the hslV gene encoding ATP-dependent protease subunit HslV encodes MFDATTILGYKRDGKAVIGGDGQVTFGDTVLKGNATKIRTLHEGKILAGFAGSTADAFNLFDMFEGILAEKRGDLFKSVIGFSKMWRKDKHLRQLEAMMIVLNQEHIFILSGTGDVVEPEDGKIAAIGSGGNYAISAARALDKHTDLDPRALVQESLEVAGELCIYTNKNIKILEL; translated from the coding sequence ATGTTTGATGCAACTACGATACTGGGTTATAAACGTGACGGAAAGGCAGTAATAGGCGGTGATGGCCAAGTGACGTTTGGGGATACGGTACTCAAAGGAAATGCAACAAAGATACGTACACTGCATGAAGGAAAAATATTGGCAGGATTTGCCGGAAGTACGGCAGATGCATTTAACCTGTTTGATATGTTCGAAGGAATACTGGCTGAAAAGAGAGGCGATCTTTTTAAGTCGGTCATAGGTTTTTCCAAAATGTGGAGAAAAGATAAACATTTGCGTCAGCTTGAAGCGATGATGATCGTACTGAACCAGGAGCATATCTTTATACTTTCTGGTACTGGGGATGTTGTAGAACCAGAAGATGGAAAAATAGCAGCGATAGGATCTGGTGGTAATTATGCCATCTCAGCAGCGCGTGCTTTGGACAAACATACAGATCTTGATCCAAGAGCATTGGTACAAGAGTCACTTGAAGTTGCCGGTGAACTTTGTATCTATACAAATAAAAACATTAAAATATTAGAATTGTAA
- the rplI gene encoding 50S ribosomal protein L9 — MKVLLIKDVKALGKAGEIKEVKDGYGQNFLIGKGLAKLATPEVVENWKAEQEEMARNLRDELARLEAEKITLEAATIKVEKPLAPVGIKGSVGNADISQAIEKQYNIELDKKQINLKKALKSTGMHEVDAKLGHGIHATLKVEVVGV, encoded by the coding sequence ATGAAAGTATTATTGATCAAAGATGTTAAGGCACTTGGTAAAGCAGGTGAAATTAAAGAAGTAAAAGATGGATACGGACAGAATTTTCTTATAGGAAAGGGTTTGGCAAAACTGGCTACACCTGAAGTAGTAGAAAATTGGAAAGCCGAACAAGAAGAGATGGCAAGAAACCTTAGAGATGAGTTGGCTAGACTTGAAGCTGAAAAGATAACACTTGAAGCCGCAACCATTAAAGTAGAAAAACCTTTGGCACCTGTGGGTATCAAAGGTTCAGTGGGTAATGCAGATATATCCCAAGCCATAGAAAAACAATACAATATAGAACTCGATAAAAAACAGATCAATCTTAAAAAAGCACTTAAGTCTACAGGGATGCACGAAGTAGATGCTAAACTGGGACATGGTATACATGCGACACTTAAAGTAGAAGTAGTAGGTGTATAG
- a CDS encoding VacJ family lipoprotein produces the protein MKFFYIFLAIILFTFQGCTTKEANPEFNHTHIKTDAMTSDPLTINTTDDQKKENQTEEFEEEFNEEFEEEFSEQETNTASDPLSGYNRWMTSFNDTFTLYALNPISEAYATIVPQPLRLGLSNAVDNIQFPIRFANNLLQGKFQNSSDELGRFIINSTVGLAGLIDVATNQMTTPIPAHDEDFGQTLGYYGIGSGFHVVLPFIGPSNIRDIVGITADAYLSPLVNVRGLENYKIPNNLGQTIGIYSVHTINKTSLHLGEYENLREDAVDLYPFFRDIYEQKRNADIAE, from the coding sequence ATGAAGTTTTTCTACATCTTTCTCGCTATCATACTTTTTACATTTCAAGGATGTACGACAAAAGAAGCGAACCCAGAGTTCAATCACACACATATTAAAACTGATGCAATGACATCAGATCCTCTCACAATAAATACTACTGATGACCAAAAAAAAGAGAATCAAACAGAAGAATTTGAAGAAGAGTTTAATGAAGAATTTGAAGAGGAGTTTTCAGAGCAGGAGACAAATACTGCCAGTGACCCATTAAGTGGTTATAATAGATGGATGACTTCTTTCAATGATACGTTTACACTCTATGCATTGAACCCTATTTCTGAAGCCTATGCAACGATAGTGCCTCAACCTTTACGTTTAGGGCTATCCAATGCTGTGGATAACATACAATTTCCTATTCGTTTTGCCAACAACCTCTTGCAAGGAAAGTTCCAAAATTCTTCGGATGAACTGGGAAGATTTATTATAAACTCTACCGTGGGACTAGCCGGGCTTATCGATGTTGCAACAAACCAGATGACAACACCGATACCTGCACATGATGAAGACTTCGGTCAAACCTTGGGGTACTATGGTATAGGATCTGGCTTCCATGTCGTTTTACCATTCATCGGACCATCCAATATAAGAGATATCGTGGGAATCACGGCAGATGCCTATCTCTCTCCACTTGTGAATGTAAGAGGATTAGAAAATTATAAAATACCTAACAATCTTGGTCAAACTATCGGTATTTATTCTGTTCATACGATCAACAAAACATCTCTACATTTAGGAGAATATGAAAATCTTAGAGAGGATGCTGTGGATCTCTATCCATTTTTTAGAGATATCTATGAACAAAAAAGAAATGCTGATATAGCGGAATAA
- a CDS encoding phospholipid-binding protein MlaC produces MLKKVIIFLFLSVISLYAVEERNIQKVMDSKVRQVLDILKNKTLSQKQKDQKNVRIIDDVFDYSIMSQISLGKRWKTLTKNEKTQFSKAFEQKIKHSYLDKLRLYNNEKVIIKNLKKVKTNRITLETLVIGLDDTYKVIYLFYKKKQNNQWYIYDVELVGVSIIQTYRKQFSEFLKTKTVKQLIESL; encoded by the coding sequence ATGTTAAAAAAAGTCATTATATTCTTGTTTCTGTCTGTCATCTCTCTTTATGCAGTAGAAGAGCGAAATATCCAAAAAGTGATGGATAGCAAAGTGAGACAGGTTTTAGATATTTTAAAAAACAAGACATTGTCCCAAAAACAAAAAGATCAAAAAAATGTTCGTATTATAGACGATGTCTTTGACTACAGTATCATGTCACAAATAAGCTTGGGCAAAAGATGGAAAACCCTTACGAAAAATGAAAAAACACAATTTTCCAAAGCTTTTGAGCAAAAGATAAAACATTCATACCTAGATAAACTAAGACTGTACAACAATGAAAAAGTGATCATTAAAAACTTGAAAAAAGTCAAAACAAATCGCATTACCTTGGAAACACTGGTTATAGGTCTTGACGATACCTATAAAGTTATCTATCTGTTTTACAAGAAAAAACAAAATAATCAGTGGTATATTTATGATGTGGAATTGGTTGGTGTGAGCATTATTCAAACCTATAGAAAACAGTTTTCAGAATTTTTGAAAACAAAAACGGTCAAACAGCTTATAGAATCACTCTAA